The Stomoxys calcitrans chromosome 3, idStoCalc2.1, whole genome shotgun sequence genome includes a region encoding these proteins:
- the LOC106083831 gene encoding lectizyme, protein MKVLLVVALFVACTQASSLGDIAQKLMPSFATGYIIKGEDAPPHAAPYIVSLSRSYAKHSHICGGTIIGKQWILTAAHCISKPEGMGAVAGLHVRTDMNEKTQAREIDFGKVHENYDGGVGPYDIALLHVSEAFEFNEWVQPAALPAAEQIDSGETHLYGWGQPKSYVLTAAKTLQTVETEIVEWNKCKEVLPDNAPLHETNVCSDSLQQSISACNGDSGGPLVIEHDNASSELIGIVSWGYIPCGLANMPSIYTRVSAYIDWVVKIQHAYYTLN, encoded by the coding sequence ATGAAGGTCTTACTTGTAGTTGCTCTTTTCGTTGCCTGCACCCAGGCTAGCAGTCTTGGGGACATTGCCCAAAAGCTGATGCCCAGTTTTGCCACTGGCTACATCATCAAGGGTGAAGATGCCCCCCCACACGCCGCCCCCTACATTGTGTCATTGAGCAGGAGCTATGCCAAACACTCGCACATCTGTGGTGGCACCATCATTGGCAAACAATGGATCTTGACAGCTGCTCACTGCATCAGCAAGCCCGAAGGTATGGGAGCTGTTGCTGGTTTGCACGTGCGCACCGACATGAACGAGAAGACCCAGGCCCGTGAAATTGATTTTGGCAAGGTCCATGAGAACTACGACGGTGGTGTTGGCCCCTACGATATTGCCCTTTTGCACGTTTCCGAGGCATTCGAATTCAACGAATGGGTACAACCTGCTGCCTTGCCCGCTGCCGAACAAATCGATTCCGGTGAGACCCACTTGTATGGTTGGGGACAACCCAAATCGTATGTCCTGACTGCTGCCAAGACCCTGCAAACTGTGGAAACCGAAATCGTTGAATGGAACAAGTGCAAGGAAGTTTTGCCCGACAACGCCCCATTGCATGAGACCAACGTATGCTCCGATTCTTTGCAACAAAGCATTTCCGCTTGCAATGGTGACTCTGGCGGCCCATTGGTCATTGAGCACGACAACGCTTCCTCCGAGTTGATTGGTATTGTCTCCTGGGGTTATATTCCTTGCGGCTTGGCCAACATGCCCTCAATTTACACTCGTGTCTCTGCCTACATCGATTGGGTTGTAAAGATCCAACACGCCTACTACACTCTGAACTAG
- the LOC106083835 gene encoding trypsin II-P29, with protein MKVFALVVLFAAVACATPSMSNLAKILQDRLTGPAVDVDPFIIGGEGAAHNAAPYVVSLSVSYVAYAHTCAGALINKEWVLTAAHCVSELEKMAGKIVGLPIFAGLTDRQNLEEAQIRFIDFAFNHKQFTGVEGSDDIALLHVSSAFEYNASVQPVALPGRTEMYDGQTSATYGWGLDNAEATFYAKDLQMAKAEVMSSEECKAALPSDAPINSKQICAKIAACYGDGGSPLVIEHEGSVAELAGITSFGYLPCGYNGRPTVYTAVSQYVDWIAEVQWAFYVLH; from the coding sequence ATGAAAGTCTTCGCCTTAGTCGTTTTATTCGCAGCAGTGGCCTGTGCCACCCCATCGATGAGCAATTTGGCCAAAATATTGCAGGATCGTTTGACTGGCCCAGCTGTTGATGTGGATCCCTTCATCATTGGCGGCGAGGGCGCTGCTCACAATGCCGCACCCTACGTGGTCTCGTTGAGTGTCTCTTATGTGGCCTATGCCCACACCTGCGCTGGTGCTCTCATCAACAAAGAGTGGGTTTTGACTGCCGCCCACTGCGTCAGTGAATTGGAGAAGATGGCCGGTAAGATCGTTGGTTTGCCCATTTTCGCTGGCCTAACTGACCGCCAAAACCTCGAAGAAGCCCAAATTCGTTTCATTGACTTTGCCTTCAACCACAAACAATTCACCGGTGTCGAGGGATCCGATGATATTGCCTTGTTGCATGTCAGCTCCGCTTTCGAATACAACGCCTCCGTTCAGCCAGTTGCTCTGCCTGGCAGGACCGAAATGTATGATGGACAAACTTCCGCCACTTACGGCTGGGGCTTGGACAATGCTGAAGCCACTTTTTATGCTAAGGACTTGCAGATGGCCAAAGCTGAAGTTATGAGCAGCGAGGAATGCAAAGCAGCCCTTCCCTCCGATGCCCCCATCAACTCCAAACAGATCTGCGCCAAAATAGCTGCCTGCTATGGTGATGGTGGCTCTCCCCTGGTTATCGAACACGAAGGCAGCGTTGCCGAATTGGCTGGCATCACCTCCTTTGGCTACTTACCTTGTGGTTACAACGGACGCCCCACAGTTTACACCGCTGTCTCGCAATACGTGGATTGGATCGCGGAAGTCCAATGGGCCTTTTACGTACTCCATTAA
- the LOC106083836 gene encoding lectizyme yields MKLFVAIAALVIASVSGASLDSIFRPGFPEGRIINGQPATKGEAPYIVSLKSGSHFCGGSIIDEHWVLTAGHCLIYANFEVVAGLYLRSDQSDVQIRKVNGKQFQFVHELYGGNVGPHDIGLIYIEEAFDLNALSRDGSAPVASIKLPTGQYEQEGSGLLFGWGRDNSGALPNTLQKLDANIIGYTECKAALPSSAPIENVNICTYTAGTTDGACNGDSGGPLIINTPAGAELVGIVSWGYTPCASTRYPSVFTSVSSYQSWIYEKMTAYQI; encoded by the coding sequence ATGAAGTTATTCGTAGCCATTGCAGCTCTGGTCATTGCCAGCGTTAGTGGAGCCAGTTTGGACTCGATCTTCCGTCCAGGATTCCCCGAAGGACGCATCATCAATGGCCAACCTGCCACCAAGGGAGAGGCTCCCTACATTGTCTCGTTGAAATCGGGATCTCACTTCTGTGGTGGTTCGATCATTGACGAACACTGGGTCTTGACGGCTGGCCACTGCTTGATCTACGCCAACTTCGAGGTCGTTGCCGGCTTGTACTTGCGCTCCGAtcaatctgatgtccaaatccGCAAAGTTAACGGCAAGCAATTCCAATTCGTGCATGAGCTGTATGGCGGTAATGTTGGTCCCCATGACATTGGTCTCATCTACATCGAAGAGGCCTTCGACTTGAATGCCTTGTCTCGTGATGGCTCTGCtcctgttgccagcattaagttGCCCACCGGACAATACGAACAAGAAGGAAGCGGCTTACTCTTCGGCTGGGGACGTGACAATTCCGGTGCCCTACCCAATACTTTGCAAAAATTGGATGCTAACATCATTGGCTACACTGAGTGCAAGGCTGCCCTTCCCAGCTCTGCCCCCATTGAGAATGTGAACATCTGTACCTACACTGCCGGTACAACTGACGGAGCTTGCAATGGCGATTCTGGTGGTCCATTGATCATCAACACCCCCGCCGGCGCTGAATTGGTCGGTATTGTTTCATGGGGCTATACCCCATGTGCTTCCACCAGATACCCATCAGTCTTCACCTCAGTCTCCTCATACCAATCATGGATCTACGAAAAAATGACCGCTTACCAAAtctaa